In Microbulbifer celer, a single window of DNA contains:
- a CDS encoding S41 family peptidase → MFSPKLLTHLIGVAALSALPLMGLSQSDDEERISPAVESRLPLEDLRSFAKVFEQIRQGYVEEVDDSTLLEFAIKGMLQGLDPHSSYLDSRSFDDLQANTTGEFAGLGIEVGIEDDYITIITPMDDTPADRAGLRAGDVILRLAGKSMRGVSLDEAVEQMRGPVGSKVTLTIGRKGHKEPFDVTLKRDKVRVYSVRGEMLEEGYGYVRISQFQMDTGGDLMRAMKKLDKEELKGLIIDLRNNPGGVLQSSVEVVDAFLEEGLVVYTEGRNESSNLRYSASPGDITGGAPIVVLINDGSASAAEIVAGALQDHRRAVVMGTDSFGKGSVQTVIPINDDRAIKLTTALYFTPKGRSIQAQGITPDITVERVKVTRVDGRSRTTEADLTGHLGNGNGGEESSSADRKRDRANKEDWYSRDNQVFEALNVLKGLNLYVNRPAAPEDAGSSKKRSDQVAIRAEDL, encoded by the coding sequence ATGTTCAGCCCCAAATTGCTGACCCACCTGATTGGTGTGGCAGCCCTCTCCGCTCTGCCGCTGATGGGACTCAGCCAGAGTGATGATGAGGAACGTATCTCACCGGCGGTTGAATCCCGCCTGCCCCTGGAAGACCTGCGCAGCTTCGCCAAAGTTTTCGAACAGATACGCCAAGGTTATGTGGAAGAGGTGGACGACAGTACGCTGCTGGAATTCGCCATCAAAGGCATGCTGCAGGGCCTGGACCCCCACTCGTCCTATCTGGACAGCCGCTCATTCGATGATCTGCAGGCCAATACCACCGGCGAATTTGCCGGCCTCGGTATCGAGGTGGGTATCGAAGACGATTACATCACCATCATCACCCCCATGGATGACACCCCTGCCGACCGCGCCGGGCTGCGCGCCGGCGATGTGATTCTGCGCCTTGCTGGAAAGTCCATGCGCGGTGTCAGCCTGGACGAGGCGGTGGAGCAGATGCGCGGCCCGGTGGGCAGCAAGGTGACGCTCACCATCGGACGCAAGGGCCACAAGGAACCCTTCGATGTCACCCTGAAGCGCGACAAGGTGCGTGTGTACAGCGTGCGTGGCGAGATGTTGGAAGAAGGCTACGGCTATGTACGTATCAGCCAGTTCCAGATGGACACCGGCGGCGACCTGATGCGGGCAATGAAAAAGCTCGACAAGGAAGAGTTGAAAGGCCTGATCATCGATCTGCGCAACAATCCCGGCGGCGTTTTGCAGTCATCCGTCGAAGTAGTGGATGCGTTCCTGGAGGAAGGTCTGGTGGTGTACACCGAGGGTCGCAATGAATCCTCCAACCTGCGCTATTCCGCCAGCCCCGGCGATATCACCGGCGGTGCGCCGATCGTGGTACTGATCAATGACGGCTCCGCATCCGCCGCGGAGATTGTCGCCGGCGCACTACAGGATCACCGACGCGCGGTGGTCATGGGCACCGACAGTTTTGGCAAGGGCTCGGTACAGACGGTGATCCCGATCAACGACGACCGCGCGATCAAATTGACCACGGCACTGTACTTCACGCCCAAAGGCCGCTCGATCCAGGCCCAAGGTATTACGCCGGATATTACCGTTGAGCGCGTGAAGGTCACCCGCGTAGACGGCCGCTCGCGCACCACGGAAGCGGACCTGACAGGCCATCTCGGCAACGGCAACGGCGGTGAGGAAAGCAGTTCTGCAGACCGCAAACGCGACCGCGCCAACAAGGAAGACTGGTACAGCCGCGACAATCAGGTATTCGAGGCCCTGAACGTATTGAAGGGGCTGAACCTGTACGTGAACCGCCCCGCCGCACCGGAAGACGCCGGCAGCAGCAAAAAACGTTCGGATCAGGTGGCGATTCGCGCAGAGGATCTGTAG
- the hisA gene encoding 1-(5-phosphoribosyl)-5-[(5-phosphoribosylamino)methylideneamino]imidazole-4-carboxamide isomerase: MIVIPAIDLKDGECVRLRQGEMEDATVFSDDPLATAEHWLSQGAKRLHLVDLNGAFAGNPVNSEAVKIIARQFPGFPIQIGGGIRDLKTIERYLDAGVTWAIIGTAAVKNPQLVKDACREFEGHIIVGLDAKDGLVATEGWAEVSDVKATELAKEFQDSGVSAIVYTDIARDGMMQGVNVEATMELARAVQIPIIASGGVSSIEDIQQLLEAGDDNTEIFGAITGRAIYEDKLDLRAAQELCDNWKK, translated from the coding sequence ATGATCGTAATCCCAGCCATTGATCTGAAAGACGGCGAATGTGTCCGCCTGCGTCAGGGTGAAATGGAAGACGCTACCGTCTTCTCCGACGACCCCCTCGCCACCGCCGAACACTGGCTCAGCCAGGGCGCCAAACGCCTACACCTGGTCGACCTCAATGGCGCCTTCGCCGGCAACCCCGTCAACAGCGAAGCGGTAAAAATCATCGCCCGCCAATTCCCCGGCTTTCCCATCCAGATCGGCGGCGGTATCCGCGACCTCAAAACCATTGAGCGCTACCTCGATGCCGGCGTCACCTGGGCCATCATCGGCACCGCCGCGGTAAAAAATCCCCAGCTGGTCAAAGACGCCTGCCGTGAATTTGAAGGCCACATTATCGTCGGCCTCGACGCCAAAGACGGACTCGTCGCCACCGAAGGCTGGGCCGAAGTCTCCGACGTCAAAGCCACCGAGCTCGCCAAAGAATTCCAGGACAGTGGCGTCAGCGCCATCGTCTACACCGATATCGCCCGCGACGGTATGATGCAGGGCGTCAACGTTGAAGCCACCATGGAACTGGCGCGCGCGGTACAGATTCCCATCATCGCCTCCGGTGGGGTCAGTTCCATCGAAGACATCCAGCAACTGCTGGAAGCCGGTGACGACAACACAGAAATCTTCGGCGCCATCACCGGCCGCGCCATCTACGAAGACAAGCTCGACCTGCGCGCCGCGCAGGAACTATGCGACAACTGGAAAAAGTAA
- the hisF gene encoding imidazole glycerol phosphate synthase subunit HisF, producing the protein MGLAKRIIPCLDVDAGRVVKGVNFVDIRDAGDPVEIARRYNEAGADEVTFLDITATHEGRDTTLHTVEKMASQVFIPLTVGGGVRELQDIRNLLNAGADKTAINSAAVFNPDFVREAADRFGSQCIVVAIDAKQVGDGKWEIFTHGGRKPTGIDAVEWAKKMDSYGAGEILLTSMDRDGTKNGFDLALTRAVSDAVSVPVIASGGVGNLQHLADGVLEGGADAVLAASIFHFGEYTVGEAKAFMHNAGIEMRI; encoded by the coding sequence ATGGGCCTCGCCAAACGTATTATTCCCTGTCTCGACGTCGACGCCGGCCGTGTGGTGAAGGGGGTCAATTTTGTCGATATCCGCGATGCCGGTGACCCGGTGGAAATCGCCCGTCGCTACAACGAAGCCGGTGCCGACGAAGTGACCTTCCTCGACATTACCGCTACCCACGAAGGCCGTGACACCACATTGCATACCGTGGAAAAAATGGCCTCACAGGTGTTTATTCCCCTCACCGTCGGTGGCGGTGTGCGCGAGCTGCAGGATATCCGCAACCTGCTAAACGCCGGTGCGGATAAAACCGCAATCAATTCCGCTGCGGTGTTCAACCCCGACTTCGTGCGCGAGGCCGCCGACCGTTTTGGCAGCCAGTGCATCGTTGTCGCCATCGACGCCAAACAGGTAGGAGACGGTAAGTGGGAAATCTTCACCCACGGCGGCCGTAAACCCACCGGCATCGACGCGGTGGAATGGGCAAAGAAAATGGACAGCTACGGCGCCGGGGAAATCCTGCTTACCAGCATGGACCGCGACGGCACCAAGAACGGCTTTGACCTGGCGCTGACCCGCGCCGTCTCCGACGCGGTATCGGTACCGGTGATTGCGTCCGGCGGCGTGGGTAACCTGCAACACCTGGCTGACGGCGTACTCGAAGGCGGTGCCGATGCGGTGCTGGCGGCAAGTATTTTTCACTTCGGGGAATACACCGTGGGTGAGGCCAAAGCATTTATGCACAATGCCGGTATAGAGATGCGGATCTAG
- a CDS encoding DUF6316 family protein: MQQYRRGEQGKVIPPRADRYYKVENDWYFQVRGGRTFGPFRCREEAEKAFGQYLNPPHNYRGNVRPFGSQRARRWRSEHKF; this comes from the coding sequence ATGCAGCAGTATCGCCGTGGCGAGCAGGGCAAGGTTATTCCGCCCCGTGCAGATCGCTACTATAAAGTCGAAAATGACTGGTATTTTCAGGTCCGCGGTGGCCGTACTTTCGGGCCTTTCCGCTGCCGGGAAGAAGCGGAAAAAGCCTTCGGACAGTACCTCAATCCGCCGCACAATTACCGCGGCAATGTACGCCCATTCGGCAGCCAGCGTGCGCGACGCTGGCGCAGCGAACACAAGTTCTGA